A part of Actinomycetes bacterium genomic DNA contains:
- the hisN gene encoding histidinol-phosphatase: MPDYQDDLTLALSLADEADALTTARFQALDLVVETKPDLTPVSDADRATEEALRIRLAAERPLDGVLGEEYGDQQPTADRRWVLDPIDGTKNFVRGVPIWATLVALMDGEDVVLGVVSAPALGRRWWAARGLGSWTGGSLARRRQLRVSEVSRLADASLSFSDDVGYPDPESMARLRRACWRSRAYGDFWSHVLVAEGAVDVAVEPELSLWDIAAFVPVVEEAGGRVTGLDGAPARGAAGALSTNAVLHDEVRALLLP, from the coding sequence GTGCCGGACTACCAGGACGACCTCACCCTCGCGCTCTCACTCGCCGACGAGGCCGACGCACTCACCACCGCACGGTTCCAGGCCCTCGACCTGGTCGTGGAGACGAAGCCCGACCTCACCCCGGTCAGCGACGCGGACCGGGCGACCGAGGAGGCGTTGCGGATCCGGCTGGCGGCGGAGCGCCCGCTGGACGGCGTCCTCGGTGAGGAGTACGGGGACCAGCAGCCCACCGCCGACCGCCGCTGGGTGCTCGACCCGATCGACGGCACCAAGAACTTCGTCCGCGGCGTCCCCATCTGGGCCACGCTGGTGGCGCTCATGGACGGCGAGGACGTCGTCCTCGGCGTCGTGTCCGCCCCTGCCCTCGGACGTCGGTGGTGGGCGGCGCGCGGCCTGGGCTCGTGGACCGGCGGGAGCCTGGCCCGCAGGCGACAGCTGCGCGTCTCCGAGGTGAGCCGGCTCGCCGACGCGTCCCTCTCCTTCTCCGACGACGTGGGCTACCCGGACCCCGAGAGCATGGCTCGGCTGCGTCGCGCGTGCTGGCGCAGCCGTGCCTACGGTGACTTCTGGTCGCACGTGCTCGTCGCCGAGGGCGCGGTCGACGTGGCCGTGGAGCCGGAGCTGTCGCTGTGGGACATCGCCGCCTTCGTCCCCGTCGTCGAGGAGGCCGGCGGCCGGGTCACCGGCCTGGACGGCGCACCAGCCAGGGGCGCCGCCGGAGCGCTGTCCACCAACGCCGTCCTGCACGACGAGGTCCGCGCCCTCCTGCTGCCTTAG
- a CDS encoding AI-2E family transporter translates to MTSEQRAPSPGLRDDDEVPRAVRVAAAWSWRLLVVAAAVVAVVLMVNRLKPLFLSLFIALLFAALLSPAVRAVQRLVRSRGAATAIVLIAGIALLVAVGSFLAIQISGQVKDLGTTFSDGVDQIRRYVESTLGISDSTLNGYIDQIRQSLSKNRDSLVAGAVSGATIAVEVVTGAFIALFATIFFLLDGDRIWRWIVSLFPRRAQHGVDEAGSLSWVVLTGYVRGTLIIASTDALFIGIAIAIIGVPLALPLAVLVFFGAFIPIVGALISGFVAVAVALAANGPVAALLVLASILAVQQIEGHILQPLVMGRFVSVHPLGVIFAVTAGTILAGLVGAVVAVPVAAVGATVFGYYGRRARQREDGQDPDGAPTLDDAAPLEPVDDSAASTAARVEP, encoded by the coding sequence ATGACATCGGAGCAGCGGGCACCGTCGCCGGGCTTGCGGGACGACGACGAGGTCCCCCGTGCCGTCCGGGTGGCGGCCGCGTGGTCGTGGCGGCTGCTGGTCGTCGCGGCGGCCGTGGTGGCCGTGGTGCTCATGGTCAACCGGCTCAAGCCGCTGTTCCTCTCGCTGTTCATCGCGCTGCTGTTCGCCGCGCTGCTGTCGCCCGCCGTCCGGGCGGTGCAGCGGCTGGTTCGGTCCAGAGGCGCAGCAACTGCGATCGTGCTCATCGCCGGGATCGCCTTGCTCGTGGCGGTCGGGTCCTTCCTCGCCATCCAGATCTCCGGCCAGGTCAAGGACCTGGGGACGACGTTCTCGGACGGCGTCGACCAGATCCGTCGCTACGTCGAGAGCACGCTCGGAATCAGCGACTCGACGTTGAACGGCTACATCGACCAGATCCGCCAGTCCCTGTCCAAGAACCGGGACTCGCTCGTGGCCGGTGCCGTGTCGGGGGCGACGATCGCCGTGGAGGTGGTGACCGGGGCGTTCATCGCCTTGTTCGCCACGATCTTCTTCCTGCTCGACGGCGACCGGATCTGGCGATGGATCGTCTCGCTGTTCCCCCGCCGGGCACAGCACGGGGTGGACGAGGCCGGGTCGCTGTCGTGGGTGGTGCTCACCGGGTACGTGCGGGGCACGCTGATCATCGCCTCCACGGACGCGCTGTTCATCGGCATCGCGATCGCGATCATCGGGGTGCCCCTGGCCCTGCCGCTCGCCGTCCTGGTGTTCTTCGGCGCGTTCATCCCGATCGTGGGCGCCTTGATCAGCGGGTTCGTGGCCGTCGCGGTGGCCCTCGCGGCGAACGGGCCGGTCGCCGCGCTGCTGGTGCTGGCGTCGATCCTGGCCGTGCAGCAGATCGAGGGCCACATCCTGCAGCCGCTGGTCATGGGCCGGTTCGTGTCGGTGCACCCGCTCGGGGTGATCTTCGCGGTCACCGCCGGCACCATCCTGGCCGGGTTGGTGGGGGCTGTCGTCGCCGTCCCGGTCGCCGCGGTCGGCGCGACCGTGTTCGGCTACTACGGGCGCCGGGCCCGGCAGCGAGAGGACGGGCAGGACCCGGACGGGGCACCGACCCTGGATGACGCCGCGCCGCTCGAGCCGGTCGACGACTCGGCGGCGTCGACGGCCGCCCGCGTCGAGCCATGA
- a CDS encoding MerR family transcriptional regulator, with protein sequence MESYSVGDVAALSGVTVRTLHHYDEIALLVPSQRSASGYRLYDRDDLERLQRVLGYRALGLPLEQIGRPLDEPPVDQVAQLRDRHRALSEQVDRLRRQLAAIEKTLEAHEMGIRLTPQEMFEVFGDDDPTRHAAEAEERWGDTDAHRESQRRTSAYRKEDWLRLRAESEAIEQRLRDTMSQGLPATSEAAMDAAEAHRRHIDDTFYPCSHAMHRGLADMYLADPRFTAHYDDQAPGLAQYVHDAIHANADRAGR encoded by the coding sequence GTGGAGAGCTACTCGGTGGGTGACGTGGCGGCCCTGTCCGGGGTGACGGTCCGCACGCTGCACCACTACGACGAGATCGCGCTGCTCGTGCCGAGCCAACGGTCGGCGTCAGGCTACCGGCTCTACGACCGGGACGACCTGGAACGGCTGCAGCGCGTCCTGGGCTACCGGGCGCTGGGGCTCCCGCTCGAGCAGATCGGTCGGCCGCTCGACGAGCCGCCTGTCGACCAGGTTGCCCAGCTGCGCGACCGGCACCGGGCACTGTCCGAGCAGGTCGACCGGCTGCGTCGGCAACTCGCTGCGATCGAGAAGACGTTGGAGGCACACGAGATGGGGATCAGGCTCACGCCGCAGGAGATGTTCGAGGTGTTCGGGGACGACGACCCCACGCGGCACGCCGCCGAGGCGGAGGAGCGGTGGGGCGACACCGACGCCCACCGCGAGTCGCAGCGCCGCACCTCGGCCTACCGCAAGGAGGACTGGCTGCGGCTGAGGGCCGAGAGCGAGGCGATCGAGCAGCGGCTGCGCGACACGATGTCGCAGGGGCTGCCGGCCACCAGTGAGGCGGCGATGGACGCCGCGGAGGCGCACCGCCGGCACATCGACGACACGTTCTACCCGTGCAGCCATGCGATGCACCGGGGGCTGGCCGACATGTACCTCGCGGACCCTCGGTTCACCGCGCACTACGACGACCAGGCCCCCGGCCTGGCCCAGTACGTCCACGATGCCATCCACGCGAACGCTGACCGCGCGGGGCGCTGA
- a CDS encoding AMP-binding protein, translated as MADELVSYASGVSDVPLLGETIGENLARTVARFPDREALVDVPTGRRWTYAELDRAIDELAGGLLELGVARGERVGIWAPNCAEWVLVQYATARLGAILVNINPSYRSHELQYVLAQSGIRTLITYPEHRGSDYVQMVELVRAECPALREVVVIGRSSWDALVERGRQVSTERIRAREADLSFDDPINIQYTSGTTGFPKGATLTHHNLLNNGFFVGELVAYSEADRICLPVPFYHCFGMVMGNLAATAHGACMVIPAGGFDPAATLRAVEQERCTSLYGVPTMFIAELGLADFGSYDLSSLRTGIMAGSPCPVEVMKRVISDMNMAEVSICYGMTETSPVSTQTRMDDDLERRTETVGRVMPHLEVKLVDPVTGLPVRRGEPGELCTRGYSVMLGYWEEPGKTAETIDAGGWMHTGDLAVMREDGYVNIVGRIKDMVIRGGENVYPREIEEFLYSHPDIADVQVIGVPDARYGEELMAWVRMKEGRPDITIEELRAFCTDRLAHYKIPRYVRVVDEFPMTVTGKIRKVEMREVAVHELGLEAVAAERHA; from the coding sequence ATGGCTGACGAGCTGGTGTCCTACGCGAGCGGTGTGTCGGACGTGCCGCTGCTGGGCGAGACCATCGGAGAGAACCTGGCCAGGACGGTGGCCCGGTTCCCCGACCGTGAGGCCCTCGTGGACGTGCCGACAGGGCGGCGGTGGACCTACGCCGAGCTCGACCGGGCGATCGACGAGCTGGCAGGCGGCCTGCTGGAGCTCGGGGTGGCCAGGGGCGAGCGGGTCGGGATCTGGGCACCCAACTGCGCCGAGTGGGTGCTGGTCCAGTACGCGACCGCCCGCCTCGGCGCGATCCTCGTCAACATCAACCCCTCCTACCGCAGCCACGAGCTGCAGTACGTGCTGGCGCAGTCGGGCATCCGCACGCTCATCACGTACCCCGAGCACCGCGGCAGCGACTATGTCCAGATGGTCGAGCTGGTGCGGGCCGAGTGCCCCGCGCTGCGCGAGGTCGTGGTCATCGGCCGCTCGTCGTGGGACGCGCTGGTCGAGCGCGGGCGCCAGGTGAGCACCGAGCGGATCCGGGCCCGCGAGGCCGACCTGTCGTTCGACGACCCGATCAACATCCAGTACACGTCCGGCACCACCGGGTTCCCCAAGGGCGCCACGCTGACCCACCACAACCTGCTCAACAACGGCTTTTTCGTGGGCGAGCTGGTCGCCTACTCGGAGGCGGACCGGATCTGCCTGCCGGTGCCCTTCTACCACTGCTTCGGCATGGTCATGGGCAACCTCGCGGCGACGGCCCACGGGGCGTGCATGGTGATCCCGGCCGGCGGCTTCGACCCCGCGGCGACGCTGCGCGCGGTCGAGCAGGAGCGCTGCACGTCGCTGTACGGCGTGCCCACCATGTTCATCGCCGAGCTGGGGCTGGCGGACTTCGGCAGCTACGACCTGTCGTCGCTGCGAACCGGGATCATGGCCGGCTCGCCGTGCCCGGTCGAGGTGATGAAGCGGGTCATCAGCGACATGAACATGGCCGAGGTGTCGATCTGCTACGGCATGACCGAGACCTCGCCGGTGTCGACCCAGACCCGTATGGACGACGACCTCGAGCGCCGCACCGAGACGGTGGGACGCGTCATGCCGCACCTGGAGGTCAAGCTGGTCGACCCGGTCACCGGCCTGCCCGTGCGCCGCGGCGAGCCGGGCGAGCTGTGCACCCGGGGCTACTCGGTGATGCTCGGGTACTGGGAGGAGCCGGGCAAGACCGCCGAGACGATCGACGCGGGCGGCTGGATGCACACGGGCGACTTGGCGGTCATGCGCGAGGACGGCTACGTCAACATCGTCGGCCGGATCAAGGACATGGTCATCCGCGGCGGCGAGAACGTGTACCCCCGGGAGATCGAGGAGTTCCTCTACAGCCACCCGGACATCGCCGACGTGCAGGTGATCGGCGTCCCCGACGCCAGGTACGGCGAGGAGCTGATGGCCTGGGTGCGGATGAAGGAGGGCCGCCCCGACATCACCATCGAGGAGCTGCGGGCGTTCTGCACGGACCGGCTGGCCCACTACAAGATCCCTCGCTACGTCCGCGTGGTCGACGAGTTTCCGATGACGGTCACCGGGAAGATCCGCAAGGTCGAGATGCGCGAGGTCGCCGTCCACGAGCTGGGGCTGGAGGCGGTCGCGGCGGAGCGGCACGCCTGA